One window of the bacterium genome contains the following:
- a CDS encoding NAD+ synthase: MIVTLHQINTTVGDFDGNLEKILRGARQAEGKGASLAVFPELSLTGYPPLDLLENRTFILEASQALSRLILESKGLDLTILVGSIMPRDESNVGKSLNNAAILIRRGDILATHFKVLLPTYDVFDESRYFEPGATLTVAQVDGRPIAISVCEDVWNDKTYWTRPQYHFDPVEDVLTSNPNTPLINIAASPYSHGKGPMRYEMLANTARRFGATVLYVNQVGGNDSLVLDGRSLALDPAGSIIALADDFREQLLVIDLDDISRADSASDSKRPVSKYNPIKDTMGTMFKALSTGLADYAGKCGFRTCVLGLSGGIDSAVTAVIACETLGSANVHGILMPSPYTSVQSVNDAELLAANLGMKTTTIPITRIYEQYLKDLTEGLDGLPGNTTEENIQARIRGNILMALSNRFGHLVLSTGNKSELATGYCTLYGDMSGGLAVISDLYKGEVYEMARHINRTVEVIPESIITKAPSAELRHDQKDSDTLPSYDLLDTILKAYLEEKKTLPEIVEMGYSSELVKNILNMVESNEYKRQQAAPGIKVSWKAFGLGRRCPIAKADLF; the protein is encoded by the coding sequence TTGATCGTCACTCTTCATCAGATCAACACAACCGTCGGAGACTTTGACGGTAATCTCGAAAAAATACTTCGTGGCGCACGTCAAGCGGAGGGAAAAGGCGCTTCCCTGGCTGTTTTCCCCGAGCTTTCCCTTACAGGTTATCCTCCTCTGGATCTTCTTGAAAATCGGACATTTATTCTTGAAGCCAGCCAGGCGCTTAGCCGCCTCATACTTGAGTCAAAAGGACTTGACCTCACAATCCTGGTGGGAAGCATTATGCCCAGGGATGAAAGCAACGTCGGCAAGTCTCTTAATAACGCGGCCATCCTCATCCGACGGGGGGACATCCTTGCGACTCATTTCAAGGTCCTCCTTCCTACTTACGATGTTTTTGACGAAAGTCGCTACTTCGAGCCCGGCGCAACCCTCACAGTGGCCCAGGTCGACGGTAGGCCCATCGCCATTTCGGTATGTGAGGATGTTTGGAACGACAAAACCTACTGGACCAGACCCCAGTACCATTTCGACCCAGTGGAAGATGTGCTCACGTCAAACCCCAATACTCCTCTGATCAACATCGCTGCCTCACCTTATAGTCACGGCAAGGGACCCATGAGATATGAGATGCTGGCCAACACAGCCAGGCGTTTCGGGGCTACGGTACTCTACGTCAACCAGGTTGGCGGCAACGACTCACTGGTGTTGGACGGGCGAAGCCTTGCATTGGACCCCGCAGGCAGCATCATCGCCCTCGCTGATGATTTTCGTGAACAACTTCTGGTGATCGATCTTGACGATATATCGCGCGCCGACTCAGCCTCCGACTCAAAACGCCCAGTCTCCAAATACAACCCTATCAAGGATACGATGGGAACAATGTTTAAGGCTCTTTCAACGGGACTTGCAGATTACGCTGGCAAATGCGGATTCAGGACTTGTGTGCTGGGACTTTCTGGTGGGATCGATTCGGCGGTTACAGCCGTTATCGCATGTGAAACCTTAGGTTCAGCAAATGTTCATGGTATCCTCATGCCGTCACCCTATACCTCTGTCCAGAGCGTAAACGACGCCGAGCTTCTGGCTGCCAATCTCGGTATGAAAACCACCACTATCCCCATTACGAGAATCTACGAACAGTACCTGAAAGACCTGACTGAAGGCCTTGATGGTCTTCCCGGCAACACAACCGAAGAGAACATTCAGGCGAGGATAAGGGGCAACATCCTTATGGCCCTTTCTAACAGATTCGGTCATCTCGTTCTTTCCACCGGCAATAAATCGGAGTTGGCCACAGGATACTGCACCCTTTACGGGGACATGTCCGGCGGGCTTGCGGTTATCAGTGATCTCTATAAAGGTGAAGTTTACGAGATGGCTCGCCACATCAACCGGACGGTTGAGGTCATCCCGGAGAGCATTATAACAAAGGCCCCCTCCGCTGAACTCAGGCATGATCAGAAAGATTCTGATACCCTTCCCTCCTACGATCTTCTTGACACAATACTGAAAGCTTATCTTGAGGAGAAAAAAACACTCCCTGAGATCGTCGAAATGGGATACTCCTCCGAGCTTGTTAAAAACATACTCAATATGGTAGAGAGCAATGAATACAAACGTCAACAGGCGGCACCAGGTATCAAGGTCAGCTGGAAGGCCTTTGGACTTGGTCGACGATGTCCTATCGCCAAGGCCGACCTGTTCTAG
- a CDS encoding bifunctional aconitate hydratase 2/2-methylisocitrate dehydratase produces MSKLTDFAHDYFKSASERNALGIPPAALDDRQTSVLCELLLEKDLDPKGFVFENQEDAADKLIHFLTYLLTERVPPGVTDASFVKAQFLGDIVKGKVQSPYITALDAVRILGQMGGGANILHLVDAIELDGDMPATAAAVLSNLILVSPLVLTQVANLAGSGNTHAADLLRSWAEADWFGNAEALPEKTTCVVARTTGEINTDFFSPAQEAGTRDDIPLHALSMLSTSPHDREFLSRVEMLKKANPELPILFAGDVVGTGSSRKSASNSLVWWIGVDIPNTPNKRRGGIVMASKIAPIFFNTLRGCGAVPVRCQAGALKEGTVVEVDFQSGKVLEKGSGKVLVEFAIEPGSIKDEYRAGGRNLLIIGRKLTQRAIEHCTKLGIDFGPSAVHLPEKPDIPEGQLFSLAQKLVGKASGVKGALPGSYVEPQANLVFSQDTTGKMTRQELEELACTHFATVFIQSFCHTAAGPRSKDALMQHTLTDFTSRLGGIALKPGDGIIHTNGNRFCLPYFVGTGGDSHTRFPIGISFPAGSDLVAFAASQGYLPLDMPESVLVRFTGKIQPGITTRDLVNAIPYSAMRQGKLNLEKGDNKVNVFADRILEIEGLEGISVESSYKFTDTSAERSAAASVFSHDPDKVIEYVRNNMTFLRENFIKRNPSKQIQVIISLMETWLKNPGILTGDKGAPYADIIEVDMTSITEPLLAAPNDPDKIVTLSEAAGTTIDEVFVGSCMTDVTDFRAVSRIIGNEQLSPTMRFWAVPPDRESNIALANEGVHQTMMSAGANVHVPGCSLCMGNQGQVASDATVISTSTRNFDNRMGTGAQVYLGSSHVAALCSLLGRIPTVDEYMKIYMEKIKPVEEEIKVPMKF; encoded by the coding sequence ATGAGTAAATTAACCGATTTTGCCCACGACTATTTCAAGAGCGCATCCGAACGGAATGCACTCGGAATCCCGCCTGCGGCACTGGATGACAGGCAGACCTCCGTACTTTGCGAGCTACTTCTGGAAAAAGACCTTGATCCGAAAGGGTTTGTCTTTGAAAACCAGGAGGATGCCGCAGACAAGCTGATCCACTTTCTTACCTACCTTCTTACCGAAAGGGTGCCGCCCGGAGTTACGGACGCATCCTTTGTAAAGGCCCAATTCCTGGGGGACATCGTCAAGGGCAAGGTCCAAAGTCCTTATATCACTGCCCTGGACGCAGTTCGGATCCTCGGACAGATGGGCGGTGGGGCCAATATCCTGCACCTCGTTGATGCCATCGAGCTTGATGGAGATATGCCCGCGACGGCCGCAGCAGTCCTTTCCAACCTCATCCTGGTTTCACCCCTCGTCCTGACCCAGGTCGCAAATCTTGCCGGGTCGGGCAACACCCATGCTGCCGACCTGCTGCGTAGCTGGGCAGAGGCCGACTGGTTCGGCAATGCCGAGGCCCTTCCCGAAAAGACAACCTGTGTGGTTGCAAGGACAACCGGGGAGATCAACACAGATTTTTTCTCTCCAGCCCAGGAGGCGGGGACGAGGGACGACATCCCCCTGCACGCCCTGTCAATGCTCTCCACAAGCCCTCACGACAGGGAGTTCCTGTCAAGGGTTGAAATGCTCAAGAAAGCGAATCCCGAGCTGCCCATACTCTTTGCGGGTGATGTCGTCGGGACGGGCAGCAGCAGGAAGTCGGCGTCCAACAGCCTGGTCTGGTGGATCGGAGTGGACATACCAAACACGCCCAACAAAAGACGCGGTGGCATCGTCATGGCCTCGAAGATCGCTCCCATCTTCTTTAACACCCTGCGCGGCTGCGGAGCTGTTCCTGTACGCTGCCAGGCAGGGGCACTGAAGGAGGGAACGGTGGTCGAGGTGGATTTCCAGTCAGGAAAGGTCCTTGAAAAGGGGTCGGGCAAGGTCCTGGTGGAGTTCGCTATCGAACCCGGGTCCATAAAGGACGAATACAGGGCCGGAGGCAGAAACCTTCTCATCATCGGCAGAAAGCTCACGCAACGGGCCATAGAGCACTGCACTAAACTAGGTATCGATTTCGGCCCTTCAGCAGTCCACTTGCCAGAAAAACCGGATATCCCTGAAGGTCAGCTTTTCTCTCTGGCCCAGAAGCTTGTGGGTAAAGCCAGTGGTGTCAAGGGAGCCCTTCCCGGCTCCTACGTGGAACCCCAGGCTAACCTGGTCTTTTCCCAGGACACAACAGGTAAAATGACCAGGCAGGAGCTCGAAGAACTTGCCTGTACGCACTTTGCCACAGTCTTCATCCAGTCCTTCTGTCACACGGCAGCCGGACCGCGCAGCAAAGACGCTCTCATGCAGCACACCCTGACTGACTTTACCAGCAGGCTTGGCGGTATTGCCCTCAAACCGGGAGATGGGATCATACACACCAACGGTAACCGTTTCTGTCTCCCCTACTTCGTGGGCACAGGCGGGGACAGCCACACCCGTTTTCCCATAGGGATCAGTTTCCCGGCAGGTTCAGACCTTGTGGCTTTTGCGGCCAGCCAGGGGTACCTGCCTCTTGACATGCCTGAGTCAGTGCTGGTGCGCTTCACAGGAAAGATCCAGCCAGGTATCACCACCAGAGATCTCGTCAACGCCATTCCCTACTCTGCCATGAGGCAAGGCAAACTGAACCTTGAAAAGGGGGACAACAAGGTTAATGTATTTGCTGACCGGATCCTGGAGATTGAAGGTCTCGAGGGCATCAGCGTTGAGAGTTCCTACAAGTTCACCGATACCTCAGCCGAAAGATCAGCCGCTGCCAGCGTCTTTTCCCACGATCCCGATAAGGTCATAGAGTACGTCCGGAACAACATGACCTTCCTGCGGGAAAACTTCATTAAGAGAAACCCGTCCAAACAGATACAGGTCATCATCAGCCTGATGGAAACCTGGCTGAAAAATCCTGGGATCCTCACGGGAGACAAAGGCGCTCCCTACGCTGATATTATCGAAGTGGATATGACCTCTATCACCGAACCGCTGCTGGCCGCCCCCAACGATCCCGATAAGATCGTAACCCTTTCCGAGGCTGCCGGTACAACTATCGACGAGGTGTTTGTTGGTTCCTGTATGACGGATGTCACCGATTTCAGGGCGGTTTCCAGGATCATCGGGAATGAGCAGCTGTCCCCGACCATGCGGTTTTGGGCCGTGCCCCCCGACAGGGAGAGCAACATTGCCCTGGCCAATGAAGGGGTCCACCAGACAATGATGTCGGCCGGAGCGAACGTACACGTCCCGGGCTGCAGCCTGTGCATGGGAAACCAGGGGCAGGTGGCCTCGGACGCCACCGTGATTTCCACCAGCACGAGGAACTTTGACAACCGTATGGGCACCGGCGCCCAGGTGTACCTGGGATCTTCCCACGTTGCCGCCCTGTGTTCCCTCCTCGGGCGCATCCCCACTGTGGACGAATATATGAAGATCTACATGGAGAAGATCAAACCGGTGGAGGAGGAGATCAAGGTACCGATGAAGTTTTAA
- a CDS encoding glutamate synthase-related protein, whose translation MLTSLLPEFTVDRDEDRCIQCRVCERQCSFDVYTHDDDNDVMVHKEKNCVACQRCAVLCPTNALTIRNNDYTYKPNANWAREHIQDLKKQAETGGVLLTGMGCDKPHKNYRDHILINASQVTNPSIDPLREPMELRTFLGRKPDRLKMEKGKLQKIEYPGVELTTPIMFGAMSYGAISYNSFSSLARAAHEYGTLFNTGEGAGPRSSGSTAKPPSCSVPLDGSGSIWITLTMRLLWK comes from the coding sequence ATGCTTACATCACTACTTCCCGAATTCACGGTGGACAGGGACGAGGATAGGTGTATCCAGTGTCGGGTATGCGAGCGGCAGTGTTCCTTCGATGTGTACACACACGACGATGACAACGACGTCATGGTGCACAAAGAGAAAAACTGTGTCGCCTGCCAGCGCTGTGCCGTACTCTGCCCTACCAACGCCCTGACCATCAGGAACAACGACTATACCTATAAACCCAACGCCAACTGGGCCAGGGAACACATCCAGGACCTGAAGAAACAGGCTGAAACGGGTGGTGTCCTGCTTACCGGCATGGGATGCGACAAACCCCACAAAAACTACCGGGACCACATCCTGATCAACGCTTCCCAGGTGACCAACCCTTCCATTGATCCACTCCGTGAGCCCATGGAGTTAAGGACCTTTCTGGGCCGCAAGCCGGATCGTCTGAAAATGGAGAAGGGCAAGCTTCAGAAAATAGAATATCCCGGCGTAGAGTTGACCACCCCTATCATGTTCGGCGCCATGTCCTACGGAGCTATTTCCTATAACTCTTTTTCATCCCTTGCTCGGGCGGCCCACGAATACGGGACCCTTTTCAATACGGGGGAGGGGGCTGGCCCAAGGAGCTCAGGAAGTACGGCAAAGCCACCATCGTGCAGTGTGCCTCTGGACGGTTCGGGATCGATCTGGATTACTTTAACGATGCGTCTGTTGTGGAAATAA
- a CDS encoding peptidylprolyl isomerase, producing the protein MRTARITTALIAMLLILFTYSCSQGQQSTESAPPEAAATGDAAALVNGQPVPMSELETAVRNVVMQNGMDGGALDSFMVQFGPRILDQLIDGELLFQAAEKSDFKASKEDIDKAFGELSGRYEAAEEFQAEMESRGFTEASLKANIAKQLTIQKFVEGTIVTEAVVPEETVRKAYDQNPQNFSSQEEVKASHILINSAEADPQEKKDEALKKAKEITAKAKAAGADFAELARTYSEGPSASSGGDLGFFGKGRMVPAFEAAAFSMKVNEVSNPVLTQFGYHIIKVTDRKDGSTTPFEEVKDKIAQDLKNRMINELIGQKLSQLREKANIELLFTPEPPAAPATSPHGQPMK; encoded by the coding sequence ATGCGTACAGCCAGGATTACCACAGCACTAATAGCAATGCTCCTGATACTGTTTACTTATTCCTGCAGCCAGGGACAGCAGTCCACAGAATCAGCTCCTCCTGAGGCTGCCGCCACCGGCGATGCAGCGGCCCTGGTGAACGGTCAACCGGTCCCCATGTCTGAACTTGAGACCGCCGTGCGCAACGTAGTCATGCAGAACGGCATGGATGGCGGCGCTCTGGATTCCTTCATGGTTCAGTTCGGGCCCAGGATCCTCGACCAGCTCATCGATGGGGAACTTCTCTTTCAGGCCGCAGAAAAGAGCGATTTTAAAGCAAGCAAGGAAGATATAGACAAAGCTTTCGGCGAGCTTTCCGGACGTTACGAGGCCGCAGAGGAGTTCCAGGCAGAAATGGAGTCCCGAGGGTTCACAGAGGCCTCTCTCAAAGCCAATATAGCCAAGCAGCTGACCATACAGAAATTTGTGGAGGGAACTATTGTCACGGAGGCAGTAGTCCCGGAGGAGACAGTACGTAAAGCATACGACCAGAATCCTCAGAATTTTTCCAGCCAGGAGGAGGTCAAGGCCAGCCATATCCTCATCAATTCAGCTGAAGCTGATCCACAGGAGAAAAAGGATGAGGCCCTTAAAAAGGCTAAAGAAATAACTGCCAAAGCCAAAGCGGCTGGTGCCGATTTTGCGGAACTTGCCCGCACATATTCGGAAGGTCCCAGTGCTTCTTCGGGAGGAGACCTGGGCTTCTTCGGCAAAGGCCGAATGGTTCCAGCCTTCGAGGCAGCGGCCTTCTCCATGAAGGTGAACGAAGTCAGCAACCCGGTCCTCACCCAGTTCGGATATCACATAATAAAGGTGACCGATCGAAAGGATGGTTCCACCACCCCCTTTGAGGAGGTAAAAGATAAGATCGCCCAGGACCTTAAGAACCGTATGATCAATGAACTCATCGGCCAGAAACTTTCCCAGTTGCGGGAAAAGGCAAATATCGAACTTCTTTTCACACCGGAACCCCCGGCGGCACCGGCGACCTCGCCCCATGGACAGCCGATGAAATAG
- a CDS encoding BamA/TamA family outer membrane protein yields MRFRLIVAHAIFIFLLFPGIAFPEGTSLVLSAGRTVLGLEVEGAQLSSGEMKALIPFSKGSILRPELVREGVVNFYQTGLYEMVEVLLKESPGGVTVKYSLRAKNWLEEIQFQGNFQLDDRELLSKVDLRNSEEITDDKLVKNVERLVQYYKFRGVDGTKITYRVELGKDNRTKVVFQIVEGKRGFISDVRLSGSAGISRTKLLSIISSMPGTGLDGIDLESDIKRVRDHLRKRMYLTPSLTYSVEPAVDFPDGVVIIFNIEKGPEFRLQVLMDDTKEAGKLSKQMRSVFRKSATPEKAKLSMNKIVVDRYLNEGYPFIAADLEDLVEEPGTRSITFRIDRGPKTIIGELRVEGAWFLPMERVNSALGLVPGEPFIKTRMEKGIENLGIEYRREGFLSAAFTREPLNFVDQEGHQEVVIHLTVKEGSRNIIRSLSVAGSPIPEKRTGELLGIKAGDPYVPEFINKGRDALLQELGGMGYLYASVTVAEPEIHPDDTVDLVLTVSEGPLVRLGTVIISGNESVEEKIIRVALDLDRGEILTQDKILKAQERIYGLKVMSSVDVELADPQIPGVNKDLMVRVKERAKYVVGVRAGYGSEDKLRGEVSVTNRNFMGMARSLSLRGKASDIERSTTLLYSHPWFQSLPIDMALSLSDLVEKRESYSRDSLSVGVQFVRALSERTESRVGYVFEGLRLFNVSQNAQLSPDDGGKTDVASVIGEVLHDARDDFLDPWSGVLADITLEYASTILGSKAEYIKTELAVRRYINVKDSIVFAGLLRLGAVTAYGESEEVIISKRFFLGGQNSVRGYLLDSLGPVDANGDPVGGNYLLNANIEMRYPLFRSIRGVIFLDSGSVWLANAVDPENEELKLRSSAGAGIRWTSPIGPLSLDYGYKLNPATDTEDISLIHFSIGHAF; encoded by the coding sequence ATGCGATTCCGGCTGATAGTTGCGCATGCGATCTTCATCTTTTTACTGTTTCCAGGGATTGCCTTCCCCGAAGGGACTTCTCTGGTTCTATCTGCCGGCAGGACTGTTCTGGGGCTGGAAGTTGAAGGTGCTCAGCTCTCTTCAGGGGAAATGAAGGCACTGATTCCCTTTTCAAAAGGTTCCATATTGAGACCGGAACTTGTCAGAGAAGGAGTTGTCAATTTTTATCAGACCGGACTTTATGAAATGGTTGAGGTTTTATTAAAGGAATCACCCGGGGGTGTAACTGTAAAATATTCACTTCGAGCTAAAAATTGGCTTGAGGAGATCCAGTTCCAGGGTAACTTCCAACTTGATGACAGAGAACTTCTCAGCAAGGTGGATCTCAGGAACAGCGAGGAGATCACCGATGACAAACTGGTTAAGAATGTGGAAAGGCTGGTCCAATATTACAAGTTCAGGGGGGTTGACGGTACAAAGATCACCTATCGTGTTGAGTTGGGGAAGGACAACCGGACAAAGGTGGTTTTTCAAATAGTGGAAGGAAAAAGAGGGTTCATCTCCGATGTGCGGTTGTCGGGTAGTGCCGGTATTTCCCGTACAAAGCTGCTCTCCATTATAAGTTCCATGCCAGGTACCGGGCTGGACGGGATTGACCTGGAATCCGATATTAAAAGGGTTCGGGATCACCTGCGCAAAAGAATGTATCTGACTCCATCTCTCACCTATAGCGTTGAGCCGGCTGTGGATTTTCCCGATGGGGTGGTCATCATATTCAATATCGAAAAGGGCCCTGAATTCAGGTTACAGGTCCTGATGGATGATACAAAGGAGGCCGGGAAGCTTTCTAAACAAATGAGATCTGTTTTTCGTAAGTCAGCGACTCCGGAAAAAGCCAAACTTTCCATGAATAAAATCGTTGTGGATCGATACCTGAATGAGGGGTATCCGTTCATTGCCGCAGATCTGGAAGATCTGGTGGAAGAACCCGGAACCCGGTCCATTACTTTCAGGATAGACAGGGGTCCTAAAACCATTATTGGAGAACTGCGGGTCGAGGGTGCCTGGTTCCTCCCGATGGAGAGGGTAAACAGTGCATTGGGTCTTGTTCCGGGAGAGCCTTTCATCAAAACCCGAATGGAAAAAGGTATCGAAAATCTCGGGATAGAGTATCGGCGAGAAGGTTTTCTTTCAGCTGCGTTCACCAGGGAACCCCTTAATTTTGTGGACCAGGAAGGGCACCAGGAGGTCGTGATCCACCTAACGGTGAAGGAAGGATCCCGTAACATAATAAGAAGCCTGAGTGTGGCAGGAAGCCCAATTCCGGAAAAACGGACAGGGGAACTCCTTGGTATTAAGGCAGGAGATCCCTATGTACCGGAGTTTATCAACAAAGGGAGAGATGCTCTTCTCCAGGAACTGGGCGGCATGGGATATCTTTACGCCTCCGTTACAGTTGCAGAGCCTGAAATTCACCCTGACGACACCGTTGATCTGGTTTTAACGGTGAGTGAAGGACCGTTGGTGCGCCTGGGCACCGTGATCATCTCCGGAAATGAATCTGTGGAAGAGAAGATCATCCGTGTGGCTCTGGATCTGGATCGGGGCGAAATTCTGACCCAGGACAAAATACTGAAAGCTCAGGAACGGATCTATGGCCTGAAGGTGATGAGTTCTGTGGATGTAGAGCTGGCCGACCCGCAGATCCCCGGTGTAAACAAGGATCTAATGGTAAGGGTCAAGGAACGAGCTAAATATGTTGTGGGGGTCAGGGCAGGTTATGGAAGCGAAGACAAATTGAGGGGCGAAGTTTCAGTGACCAACCGGAACTTTATGGGAATGGCACGATCCCTTTCCCTGAGGGGGAAGGCCAGCGATATAGAGAGAAGTACCACACTGCTCTATTCCCATCCGTGGTTCCAGTCTCTCCCCATCGACATGGCCCTTTCCCTGAGCGATCTGGTTGAAAAGAGAGAGAGCTATTCCCGGGACTCCCTTTCTGTGGGTGTACAGTTCGTGAGAGCTCTTTCTGAACGAACGGAATCACGGGTCGGGTATGTTTTTGAAGGTTTACGTCTTTTTAATGTTTCCCAAAATGCCCAGCTTTCCCCTGATGATGGGGGGAAAACAGACGTTGCTTCAGTAATCGGTGAGGTCCTCCACGACGCCCGCGATGATTTCCTGGATCCCTGGTCGGGGGTGCTTGCCGATATTACATTGGAATACGCTTCAACGATCCTGGGGTCCAAGGCCGAGTATATTAAAACTGAATTAGCGGTTCGCCGGTATATCAATGTGAAAGATTCAATTGTATTCGCGGGGCTGCTCAGGTTGGGTGCGGTAACGGCTTACGGAGAAAGCGAAGAGGTTATCATCAGTAAGAGGTTTTTCCTTGGAGGACAGAACTCAGTGCGAGGCTACCTGCTGGACAGCCTTGGTCCTGTGGATGCCAACGGTGATCCTGTAGGTGGTAATTACTTGTTGAACGCAAATATTGAGATGAGGTATCCGCTTTTCAGGAGTATTCGCGGAGTCATTTTTCTTGATTCCGGAAGTGTCTGGCTTGCGAACGCAGTTGATCCCGAGAATGAGGAGCTCAAACTGCGGAGTTCGGCTGGCGCGGGAATCAGGTGGACATCGCCTATCGGGCCTTTGAGCCTGGATTATGGGTATAAGCTTAATCCGGCCACAGATACCGAAGACATCTCACTAATTCACTTTTCTATAGGGCACGCATTTTAA
- a CDS encoding glutamate synthase-related protein — protein sequence MQCASGRFGIDLDYFNDASVVEIKIDDFAKSHQCAPRGAPKSMTHSVSH from the coding sequence GTGCAGTGTGCCTCTGGACGGTTCGGGATCGATCTGGATTACTTTAACGATGCGTCTGTTGTGGAAATAAAAATTGATGACTTCGCAAAAAGTCATCAATGCGCCCCGCGCGGGGCGCCCAAATCAATGACTCACTCCGTAAGTCATTGA
- a CDS encoding peptidylprolyl isomerase — protein sequence MQTKSRLYLRFLPARYLATITTILLTVLVTGTCWPADPGEPVAHVNGVTIFELDLSCAIEAALVRNLISQRGDIENPGFDKDQVDNEIALQRLVDIELLYQESLKHRFHGLTEESVQRYQQEVKRLGGEDKLMSVLQCNNMSPEEFRKTIFRRLSIKRLLDKEVYSRIHVTEDAIREYYELNRDKFQKPESVRTRQIVIRVSSGAGIDEWREAEGRAYAIYRDASTGTDFIRLVRRHSEDPASASVGGDMGPIQKGDIQGVLDTRIFTLKEGTVTEPVRSRNGFHIIKIVSTTPSTTKSIEEMKPHIITRIRRERAREMISQLVSDLRQQAEIEIIKSSSQEPGAGSQ from the coding sequence ATGCAAACTAAATCCAGATTATACCTGCGCTTCCTACCTGCCAGATACCTTGCAACAATCACAACTATCCTCCTGACTGTTCTCGTGACCGGTACCTGTTGGCCGGCTGATCCAGGGGAGCCGGTGGCCCACGTAAACGGAGTCACGATCTTTGAATTGGACCTTTCATGCGCTATTGAAGCCGCTTTGGTCAGGAACCTGATATCGCAGCGCGGGGATATTGAAAACCCTGGTTTCGACAAGGATCAAGTTGACAATGAAATAGCTCTGCAGCGACTGGTCGACATCGAACTGCTATACCAGGAAAGTCTCAAACACCGGTTTCACGGGCTTACGGAGGAGAGCGTTCAACGTTATCAGCAGGAGGTTAAACGTCTCGGCGGAGAAGACAAATTGATGTCCGTCCTCCAGTGTAACAATATGTCCCCCGAAGAGTTTCGCAAAACCATATTCAGACGACTATCCATAAAACGTCTTCTGGATAAAGAGGTTTACTCCAGGATCCATGTCACCGAGGACGCGATCAGGGAATATTACGAACTGAACAGGGACAAATTTCAAAAACCTGAATCGGTCAGAACCAGACAGATAGTTATCCGCGTTTCGTCTGGGGCAGGTATCGACGAATGGCGGGAGGCGGAGGGCCGTGCTTATGCCATATACAGGGATGCTTCAACAGGCACCGATTTTATTCGTCTTGTAAGAAGGCATTCTGAGGATCCTGCAAGTGCCAGCGTCGGTGGAGACATGGGACCTATCCAGAAAGGGGATATTCAGGGCGTCCTGGATACCAGGATTTTCACCTTGAAGGAGGGAACAGTGACCGAACCTGTTCGCTCACGCAATGGGTTTCATATAATCAAGATCGTATCCACTACCCCGTCCACCACGAAGTCAATTGAGGAGATGAAACCACATATCATCACGCGGATAAGACGGGAGCGAGCCCGTGAAATGATCTCACAACTGGTCAGTGATCTCCGACAACAAGCGGAAATAGAGATCATTAAGAGCAGTAGTCAGGAGCCGGGAGCCGGGAGTCAGTAG